The DNA region GGCCGACGTCATCGACGCGTTCCGCGCGCAGTGCGACCGCTCACGGGAGATCGTCCGCGAGGCGCGCCTCGACGCTCACGCACGGCTCGGCGGACGCTTCCCCACCGAGGACGAGGCGCCGTCGCTGGCGTGGATCCTCTTCCATCTGCTCCAGGAGTACGCACGCCACGTCGGACAGCTCGACGTGGCAAGGGAATTGGCGGACGGCGCGACGGGAGAGTGAGCGGGAAAAACGGGGCGGGGGGGGGGGGGAGGCCCCCGGCGGTTGGTTTCGACTTCCCTCCGCCTCCGAGTTCGCCCCGCGCTTCCGAGTTCGCCCCGCCCGCCCCGCCCGCCCCGCCCGCCCCGTAGTCCCTTCGCCGCGGCCCTCCCTCTCCCACGATCCCCCGACCCGCCCACCCCGGCTTTGACACTCCGACCCCCCCTCGCCGGAAGCTCCCCGAACTCCGTTCAGACTCCCGCGACTTCAGCCACGGTCCGTACCTGATCCGACATCCGTACGCTGTCCGAAAGGTCGCCGTGACCGTCGAGGTGGTACAGCAGGAAGTCGACGAGGCGTGCGACGGCCCAGGCTCGTAGGCGTGTCACGTCGGCGCCGGTCGCGTCGGCCACGAGCGCGGTGCGCCGGGTGAGCACCCGCCGCGGATCGGAATGCGCGAACGGGTCGCCGATCTGCTGGATCAGCGGCCAGGGGTCGAAGGCGGGGTCTCCGTACATCGGCTTGGTGTCTATCGCCAGCCAGGGCTCGCGCTGGGCGGCGAGGAGATTCCCCGGGTTGAAGTCGCCGTGCACGATGGTCTCCCGGCCCGCGCCGTAAGGGAGTTCGCGCAGCAGGTTCGCGCCGAGCGTGAACAGGCCGGTGTCGACGCCGGTGGGCCAGTCGTAGCGGGCCACGCGATCCTCGGCGCGTTGCGCCCAGTCGGCCGTCACAGTCGACAGCCGCTCGACGCAGGGCAATTGCTCGACGGGCGGCAAGTGCCCGCCGGTCGACGGCGGCTCGACGGACGGCAATCGCTCGACGGTCGACGGCTGCTCGACGGACGGCAGTCGGTGCTCGCCGCCCGTGCCCGCGTCCCACAGCCGCGTCAGCACACCGGCTCCCAGCAGCAGCCGTTCCTCCGGGGGCAGGCCGCGGGCTTCGCGCAGTTCGGTGCCGGGTTCGCAGCGTTCCAGCAGCAGGGCGT from Streptomyces marispadix includes:
- a CDS encoding aminoglycoside phosphotransferase family protein translates to MTDDSLFPPSLPVMNDMRRTRSGREWLDRLPTLVGEFLERWDLRLGAPYHGGSCSWVAPALRADGTRAVLKVSWPHREARPEGEVLKLWAGRGSVLVHEHDPKHYALLLERCEPGTELREARGLPPEERLLLGAGVLTRLWDAGTGGEHRLPSVEQPSTVERLPSVEPPSTGGHLPPVEQLPCVERLSTVTADWAQRAEDRVARYDWPTGVDTGLFTLGANLLRELPYGAGRETIVHGDFNPGNLLAAQREPWLAIDTKPMYGDPAFDPWPLIQQIGDPFAHSDPRRVLTRRTALVADATGADVTRLRAWAVARLVDFLLYHLDGHGDLSDSVRMSDQVRTVAEVAGV